A section of the Streptomyces sp. CG1 genome encodes:
- a CDS encoding MarR family winged helix-turn-helix transcriptional regulator, protein MSVRPSSGASSRRPSGQEPDARLLTEAITRLLRALRSSVIRTDYPRETLPMAQVELLQVLRERSPVHISDLTARRHLAPSTVSGLISRIVGAGLVARDVDPVNHRSSVVTLTAAGREKLAAWTRTHKDPMDAAYAALDDSERTVIAEALPVLFRLAEHLDEQAYGTDLG, encoded by the coding sequence ATGTCTGTGCGACCCAGCTCAGGGGCCTCCTCGCGCCGTCCCTCCGGGCAGGAGCCGGACGCCCGGCTGCTCACCGAAGCCATCACCCGGCTGCTTCGGGCGCTGCGCTCCTCGGTGATCCGCACCGACTACCCGCGGGAGACTCTCCCCATGGCCCAGGTCGAGCTGCTCCAGGTACTGCGGGAACGCTCTCCCGTGCACATCAGTGACTTGACCGCCCGTCGGCACCTGGCGCCCAGCACGGTCAGTGGACTGATCAGCCGGATAGTCGGCGCCGGGCTGGTCGCGCGTGACGTCGACCCGGTCAACCATCGGTCCTCCGTCGTCACTCTCACCGCTGCCGGCCGCGAGAAGCTCGCCGCCTGGACCAGGACCCACAAAGATCCTATGGATGCCGCCTACGCCGCCCTCGACGACAGCGAGCGCACAGTGATCGCGGAGGCGCTGCCCGTGCTTTTCCGGCTCGCTGAGCACCTCGACGAGCAAGCGTACGGCACTGACCTGGGCTGA